Proteins found in one Clostridium kluyveri DSM 555 genomic segment:
- a CDS encoding ORF6N domain-containing protein, translated as MSNELVPVTYNNERILTTKQLAQVYETSTDIINQNFSRNSNRFIEGKHYFKLEGEKLKAFKSEPSIRRIVKSNVNKLYLWTERGADRHCKILDNDKAWEQFDHLEETYFRVKESKIQIQNFDNKLENLQLEQQGLKLAVDLLKPSKASTVRMLKDFNNSQGLSTAYLPDYVDDKVGFSATALLQKFNVPMNVRQFNTLMIEHGFLEKRTRPSTGKRKFKSYNHIMDKGLKYGKNEVSTKGSASQSQPLYYEDTFIELVNILAPLKEVI; from the coding sequence ATGAGCAATGAATTAGTTCCAGTAACTTATAATAATGAAAGAATTTTAACGACTAAACAGCTTGCACAAGTTTATGAAACTTCTACAGATATAATAAATCAAAACTTTTCTAGGAATAGTAATAGATTTATAGAAGGTAAACATTATTTTAAGTTAGAAGGAGAGAAATTAAAAGCTTTCAAAAGCGAACCTTCAATTAGAAGGATTGTGAAATCCAATGTAAATAAGTTATATTTATGGACAGAACGTGGGGCTGATAGACATTGCAAAATACTTGATAATGACAAAGCATGGGAGCAATTTGACCATTTAGAAGAAACTTATTTTAGGGTTAAGGAAAGTAAAATACAAATTCAAAACTTTGATAACAAGTTAGAAAACCTACAGTTAGAACAACAAGGCTTAAAACTTGCAGTAGATTTATTAAAACCTAGCAAAGCATCTACAGTAAGAATGTTGAAGGATTTTAACAATTCACAAGGTTTAAGCACCGCATATCTTCCCGATTATGTGGATGATAAGGTTGGATTTTCTGCTACAGCATTATTGCAAAAATTTAATGTTCCTATGAATGTAAGGCAATTCAATACTCTTATGATAGAACATGGATTCTTAGAGAAAAGAACCAGACCGTCTACAGGTAAGAGGAAATTTAAAAGCTATAATCATATAATGGACAAAGGTTTAAAGTATGGCAAGAATGAAGTAAGTACAAAGGGCAGTGCTAGTCAAAGTCAGCCATTATATTACGAAGATACTTTTATAGAATTGGTAAACATATTGGCTCCCTTAAAGGAAGTGATATAA
- a CDS encoding DUF2634 domain-containing protein — protein sequence MPNLFPDSYYTDDTGSSTTNTNNGIEYKGSYKFDFNKGEFVKNPDGTVKKCDDLEAYSQWCQMALLTDRYKYIYSNLFGQEFSDLQDRQYSRDAIELEVKRMTVEALMVHPRTKDVINFTFTWQNNGELYYEYTVVTVDGNEVGLNNSVNVG from the coding sequence ATGCCTAATCTATTCCCTGATAGTTATTATACGGATGATACTGGAAGTAGTACAACTAACACTAATAATGGTATTGAGTATAAAGGCTCTTATAAATTTGACTTTAACAAGGGTGAGTTTGTGAAAAATCCTGATGGTACTGTAAAAAAGTGTGATGATCTGGAAGCTTATTCGCAGTGGTGCCAGATGGCACTTTTAACAGATAGGTATAAGTATATATATAGCAACTTATTTGGCCAGGAATTCTCTGATTTACAAGATAGACAGTACTCAAGGGATGCCATAGAGCTTGAAGTAAAAAGAATGACAGTGGAGGCTTTAATGGTGCATCCAAGAACTAAAGATGTTATAAACTTTACTTTTACGTGGCAGAATAACGGGGAATTGTATTATGAATACACAGTAGTTACAGTGGATGGTAATGAAGTTGGATTAAACAATTCTGTGAATGTGGGGTGA
- a CDS encoding XkdQ/YqbQ family protein encodes MISIIAKDNYKIGNLNEGITLQESIDSIAYVATVKLLETEQLQSIQFVKGNGIEIWDTPFNGTSDVKVFKGVVWERERNRKEHYLNLECKERTVYLENSEDEYLHPEGQTATQRITKYANDWNIPIGNFADTGIGLAKNIYRGGDTILDMIFKDLKETAQKGGKLYKVRMQEDKLDLVEIGTNTTVWKLESIAEEIEEYSSLEGAVTQVKVLGTQSDESLSPVIGIYEKETRGYGTLRKIVQDDKVTNADAAKKKADSIFSTGEDYINISCGVDINTIRAGDKVSLDGVELYVASVTHTLGSSGKMELTVGTMDYIRRKFYAGDTGTS; translated from the coding sequence TTGATAAGTATAATTGCAAAGGATAATTATAAAATTGGCAATTTAAATGAAGGCATTACTCTGCAGGAAAGCATAGATTCTATAGCATATGTGGCCACAGTCAAGCTCCTTGAAACTGAACAACTTCAAAGTATCCAGTTTGTTAAAGGTAATGGCATTGAAATATGGGACACTCCCTTTAATGGAACCAGTGATGTAAAGGTGTTTAAAGGTGTTGTATGGGAAAGGGAGCGAAACAGGAAAGAGCATTACCTCAATCTTGAGTGTAAGGAGAGAACAGTCTATCTTGAAAATTCAGAAGATGAATATTTACATCCAGAAGGACAGACTGCTACCCAGAGGATAACAAAGTATGCCAATGACTGGAATATACCTATAGGGAACTTTGCAGATACAGGTATAGGTCTTGCCAAAAACATATATAGAGGCGGCGACACCATATTAGATATGATATTCAAAGACCTGAAGGAGACAGCCCAAAAAGGCGGTAAACTCTACAAGGTCAGAATGCAGGAAGATAAATTGGACCTAGTGGAGATAGGTACAAATACTACCGTATGGAAATTAGAATCTATAGCAGAGGAAATAGAGGAATACAGTTCTCTTGAGGGTGCTGTAACCCAGGTAAAAGTTCTTGGGACTCAATCAGATGAAAGTTTAAGTCCTGTTATTGGTATCTATGAAAAAGAAACCAGGGGATATGGAACTTTGAGAAAGATAGTCCAGGATGATAAAGTGACAAATGCAGATGCAGCAAAGAAAAAAGCAGATTCTATATTTAGTACTGGTGAAGACTATATAAATATAAGCTGTGGTGTTGATATAAATACTATAAGGGCAGGGGATAAGGTAAGCCTTGATGGTGTTGAACTATATGTGGCAAGTGTTACACATACCCTTGGAAGCAGTGGAAAAATGGAACTGACTGTTGGAACAATGGATTATATAAGGAGGAAATTTTATGCGGGAGATACAGGAACTAGTTAG
- a CDS encoding YmfQ family protein encodes MYGTEKYGTTGYSQEQQISDEEIKSYKPDLLYRLPPHLKEIPEFKSWGDVSSYELGLSAWQEEDILNQCFIDTATWGLVFWESIFSIPTDLNKSYEDRRAVIKAKLRGSGTTTRQMIKNTAEAFSGGECDVIMHPEDYSFTVQFIGIKGIPKNLEDFKQMLEDIKPAHLGYYLKYTYTVWNFLKDKNLTWNQAKPKTWNDLKVYDG; translated from the coding sequence ATGTATGGTACTGAAAAATATGGGACAACCGGATATTCACAAGAACAACAGATATCTGATGAAGAAATTAAATCTTACAAGCCTGATTTATTATACAGGCTGCCTCCTCATCTAAAGGAGATTCCAGAATTTAAGTCCTGGGGTGATGTATCAAGTTATGAACTTGGACTTTCTGCCTGGCAGGAAGAAGATATTCTAAACCAGTGTTTTATAGATACTGCAACCTGGGGACTTGTATTTTGGGAGAGTATATTTAGCATTCCCACTGACCTGAATAAATCTTATGAAGACAGAAGAGCAGTCATAAAAGCAAAACTAAGAGGTTCAGGCACTACTACAAGACAGATGATAAAAAACACCGCAGAAGCTTTCAGTGGCGGCGAGTGTGATGTAATAATGCATCCAGAGGACTACAGCTTTACAGTTCAATTTATAGGGATTAAAGGGATACCTAAGAATCTTGAAGATTTTAAACAGATGCTTGAAGATATCAAGCCTGCTCATTTAGGCTATTATCTCAAATATACTTATACAGTTTGGAATTTCTTAAAGGACAAAAACCTTACGTGGAATCAGGCCAAACCTAAGACATGGAATGA
- a CDS encoding baseplate J/gp47 family protein, with amino-acid sequence MADVTMPAVPDFLKEDTDTIHARMLSKAPSDVSTMEGDFFWSITRPVAEEEYKHRQLMMAFIKLVYLGTSYDGYLDLVGAAIGVIRKDATKTKDTIKIKGVSGTVIQSGKIASTVSTEDNRSIEFEFIETKTIDDTGIAEVQVQCTQAGIVGNVKANTITILTTPINGVQSIVNDHDFTSGTDVESNDDYKRRILEKLQKPETSGNKAQYKNWAKEVTGVGDAKVTPLWNGNGTVKVTIINSNKKAADSELVQKVKDYIDPEPEGKGEGQAPIGAVCTVVSAVEKAMNITATVVLANGYTLQQVQDNFNEAIQKYLSDLAFNSTYISYAKVGGILLSTDGIVDYDSDSLTLNNGTSNIALADEEIPVVGTISLGV; translated from the coding sequence ATGGCAGATGTTACAATGCCTGCAGTACCTGATTTTTTAAAGGAAGATACAGATACTATACATGCAAGAATGCTCTCTAAAGCTCCTTCTGATGTAAGTACAATGGAAGGAGATTTTTTCTGGAGCATTACAAGGCCGGTGGCAGAGGAAGAATACAAACACAGGCAGCTTATGATGGCTTTTATAAAGTTAGTGTATTTGGGAACTAGCTATGATGGATATTTAGACCTTGTAGGTGCTGCTATAGGAGTCATAAGAAAAGATGCTACCAAAACGAAGGATACAATAAAAATCAAGGGAGTATCTGGTACAGTCATTCAAAGTGGTAAAATAGCCAGTACAGTTTCAACAGAAGATAACCGGAGTATTGAGTTTGAATTTATTGAAACTAAAACCATAGATGATACCGGAATAGCAGAAGTTCAAGTTCAATGTACTCAAGCAGGAATTGTAGGAAATGTAAAGGCAAACACCATAACTATACTTACAACTCCTATAAATGGAGTACAAAGTATAGTTAATGACCATGATTTCACAAGTGGTACTGATGTTGAAAGTAATGATGATTATAAAAGGAGGATCTTGGAAAAATTGCAGAAACCGGAGACAAGTGGAAATAAAGCACAGTATAAGAATTGGGCAAAAGAAGTAACAGGGGTAGGAGATGCAAAAGTAACTCCACTTTGGAATGGAAATGGTACAGTAAAAGTTACAATTATAAATAGTAATAAAAAGGCAGCAGATAGTGAGTTAGTACAGAAAGTAAAAGACTATATAGATCCGGAACCAGAAGGAAAGGGAGAAGGCCAGGCTCCTATAGGTGCAGTTTGTACGGTGGTATCTGCAGTAGAAAAAGCAATGAATATAACAGCCACAGTAGTTCTTGCAAATGGATATACTTTGCAGCAGGTGCAGGATAATTTTAATGAAGCCATACAGAAATATCTTAGTGACCTGGCCTTTAATTCTACCTATATAAGTTATGCAAAAGTCGGAGGTATTCTATTAAGCACAGATGGAATAGTTGATTATGATAGTGACAGTTTAACTTTAAACAATGGAACTTCTAATATAGCTTTAGCAGATGAAGAGATACCAGTGGTAGGGACTATAAGTTTAGGGGTGTGA
- a CDS encoding SH3 domain-containing protein gives MDFSNIVDVIQDASKSVLNALDRVANSNFDVYLTNTKDSETFHFPVNPLSLTINREKKYNTADIVDIGEIDISDKGTKIKEISMETLIPDVYEPYCRYTDIPDSKETVEKLEKWKDQEEPLRLIITVIGFNSLVNLAVMNEEIRPEGLNNNRYFTFTFRTHRDLKISQVDSTLQDNRQTTESSGAKYSHREGEWIIVTADVLNVRDGPGESYGIRGTVKKDECYKIGSIQGNWADIYWSNHGGWINTDYVR, from the coding sequence TTGGACTTTAGCAATATAGTTGATGTTATACAGGATGCATCTAAATCTGTACTAAATGCACTTGACAGGGTTGCCAACAGCAACTTTGATGTATACCTGACAAATACAAAGGATAGTGAAACTTTCCACTTTCCAGTGAATCCTCTAAGTCTTACGATAAACAGGGAGAAGAAATACAATACTGCGGATATTGTAGACATAGGAGAAATAGATATAAGTGACAAGGGTACTAAAATAAAGGAAATAAGTATGGAAACCTTAATTCCAGATGTCTATGAACCTTATTGCAGGTATACAGATATACCGGATTCCAAAGAAACCGTTGAAAAACTTGAAAAGTGGAAGGATCAAGAAGAACCTTTGAGGCTTATCATAACTGTAATAGGCTTTAACAGTCTTGTGAATCTAGCTGTCATGAATGAGGAGATAAGACCAGAAGGACTTAATAATAACAGGTATTTCACATTTACATTCAGGACACATAGGGATCTTAAAATAAGTCAGGTTGATTCCACTCTTCAAGATAATAGACAAACTACAGAAAGTAGTGGTGCAAAGTATTCACACAGAGAAGGAGAATGGATAATAGTTACCGCAGATGTTTTAAATGTACGTGATGGACCTGGTGAAAGCTATGGAATAAGGGGAACAGTAAAAAAAGATGAGTGCTATAAGATTGGAAGCATACAGGGTAATTGGGCAGATATATACTGGTCAAACCATGGCGGTTGGATTAATACTGATTATGTTAGGTAG
- a CDS encoding phage tail tape measure protein yields MANKEIYRIDIAIGVSGDSETQGKLSAMEKMAEQTKNKLKALDKIKASPSAKLKDDASTTIDKIKSRTDKLNATTAQAKVKAEDGASKVIDKIENKAEKLNSKSVKPKIDADNKASKIIEETETKAEKLDNKKATVKIKAQDEATKTINNVESKINGWIKTGAKKIISVGIAGVLATGGIGLGTSIKTFSQYEQGLSNVKAVTEATDKQMKQLGDTAKSLGASTAWSAVQVTEAEELLGQAGFSVQETITALPGLLSLASAGSLDLASATDIASGTLRSFSLNASDSAHVADVLALSASATNSDVTDLGETMKYVAPVSASLGISLEDTAAAAGLLSNQNIKGSQAGTILRQAMARLASPTEQAADVMKEYGINAFDAQGNMKPLSGVVDNLNTSLGKLTSQQRADAISTIFGTESMSGILALMNQGGESLSSLSQKLKDAKGSADKMAETKLDNLAGQWEQLTGAVETAQIELGERLAPYAKEFVTWLTGKMPEITDSVVKFVDYISKNTTTIKTLAATVVGLSAAFAGFSAVGKIGNTITGIKGLASVLKGGKVAEETVKVAGGLRSIGVVGRLLPLILNPVGLAIAGTAVVAGTAITANANLMKKSLSTTTEELSTTEKIMNKLNGSIYKSKKEMTQLGLVYDDFGSGVSDSFKAAARDASKSLLEIEMNIQRLVRDGSIDDADNTQLKGWVDKFTNEAIEAIRQKQSEIQSEFQKTFSLDGVTSDAEQNVMDYLSSYFQEGVNKELAIRDEIYSIGDKAIKDHGAILDSDIKQIKDKLAELKALQLEYANAESAGERAYASSKFTSKVKDKAESTAGTVAGIKDASQLLQDRAKEYQSQREEVEANYDKTIATTKYLLSSPKISSETKTKLESGLKETTTARDNTLQKIDEGWKSDIETVYKYYPKAKGQINEYDGDMLSGGDITAQNSLDKMKNKYSELKNITKSGFYGIRNSATGEMNAMYVSVEKSSGDIVGAWNVTTQEIGAYTTDIKSKVKELGNVHQSTVGGAIKYLTDMQASYDLVSNKVVSFSGQAIGQLQNVSVAADGTRTGILNLNGTPVQITSNAEGQITSITEVGNAVQNIPPSKNVTVSTNATEAKAPVDGLLGSLRSLGSKVWTATVSIFQKIIGSGENPDQKANGTSYFSGGFSTVDERGWELSQNKSVPVLGNYNGDPLAYMSRGTKILNHMQSVQDMKKEVSRQVNQKMASQPSKVQYQLIKPQQKVQVAAVGGLSFGDINVNVGNDQDIDTIVIQATKKFATEFRKTLQNLKR; encoded by the coding sequence ATGGCCAATAAAGAGATTTATAGAATTGATATCGCAATAGGGGTTAGTGGAGATTCTGAAACCCAGGGGAAGCTTTCTGCTATGGAAAAAATGGCAGAACAAACAAAAAATAAGTTGAAGGCTCTGGATAAGATAAAAGCCAGCCCCAGTGCTAAATTGAAGGATGATGCATCAACAACTATTGATAAAATAAAATCTAGGACAGATAAATTAAATGCTACCACTGCTCAAGCCAAAGTAAAGGCAGAGGATGGGGCTAGCAAAGTTATAGATAAGATAGAAAACAAAGCAGAAAAATTAAATAGTAAAAGTGTTAAGCCTAAAATAGATGCAGATAATAAGGCAAGTAAAATAATTGAGGAAACTGAAACTAAGGCTGAAAAGTTAGATAATAAAAAGGCAACTGTCAAAATAAAAGCACAAGATGAAGCTACCAAAACCATTAATAATGTGGAAAGTAAAATAAATGGATGGATTAAAACCGGTGCCAAAAAGATAATATCTGTAGGAATAGCCGGAGTATTAGCCACAGGTGGAATTGGTCTTGGGACTAGCATAAAAACTTTTTCACAGTATGAGCAGGGTTTATCTAATGTAAAGGCAGTTACAGAGGCCACAGATAAACAGATGAAACAGTTAGGTGATACTGCCAAAAGTTTAGGGGCTTCAACTGCTTGGTCGGCCGTACAAGTAACTGAAGCAGAGGAGCTTTTGGGTCAGGCAGGCTTTAGTGTTCAAGAAACCATAACTGCATTACCAGGGTTGTTAAGTTTGGCAAGTGCCGGGAGCTTAGATTTAGCATCTGCAACAGATATAGCAAGTGGTACTTTAAGATCGTTTAGTTTAAATGCAAGTGATTCAGCACATGTGGCAGATGTACTGGCATTGAGTGCAAGTGCCACAAATAGTGATGTAACAGATCTTGGCGAGACAATGAAATATGTTGCACCGGTAAGTGCATCTTTGGGAATAAGTTTAGAAGATACTGCTGCAGCTGCTGGACTATTAAGTAATCAAAATATAAAAGGCAGTCAGGCGGGTACCATACTCAGACAGGCAATGGCAAGGCTTGCAAGTCCCACAGAGCAAGCAGCAGACGTAATGAAAGAGTATGGTATTAATGCATTTGATGCCCAGGGGAATATGAAACCTTTAAGTGGGGTTGTAGACAATTTAAATACCTCTCTTGGTAAATTAACAAGTCAGCAAAGGGCAGATGCTATAAGTACAATATTTGGTACGGAAAGCATGTCAGGTATACTTGCATTAATGAATCAAGGCGGAGAAAGTTTAAGTAGTTTAAGTCAGAAGCTTAAAGATGCCAAAGGTTCTGCTGATAAAATGGCAGAAACAAAGCTTGATAATTTAGCAGGACAATGGGAACAACTTACAGGGGCAGTGGAAACCGCACAGATTGAATTGGGTGAAAGACTGGCACCCTATGCTAAAGAGTTCGTAACCTGGCTTACAGGTAAGATGCCAGAGATAACTGATAGTGTAGTAAAATTTGTTGATTATATAAGCAAGAATACCACTACTATAAAAACTTTAGCTGCAACTGTAGTGGGATTAAGTGCAGCTTTTGCAGGATTTTCAGCAGTAGGAAAAATAGGAAATACTATTACAGGAATTAAAGGATTGGCAAGTGTGCTAAAAGGCGGCAAAGTAGCAGAGGAAACTGTTAAAGTAGCCGGGGGGCTTAGGAGTATAGGCGTTGTAGGCAGATTATTACCTTTAATATTGAATCCTGTGGGACTTGCTATAGCCGGAACTGCTGTGGTAGCTGGAACTGCAATAACAGCTAATGCTAATTTGATGAAGAAAAGTCTTTCTACTACCACAGAGGAATTAAGTACAACTGAAAAAATAATGAATAAATTAAATGGTTCTATTTATAAATCCAAAAAGGAAATGACCCAATTGGGACTTGTTTATGATGATTTTGGAAGTGGTGTATCCGATAGCTTTAAAGCTGCTGCACGAGATGCATCCAAGAGTTTATTGGAAATAGAAATGAATATACAAAGATTAGTTCGTGATGGTTCAATAGATGATGCAGATAACACACAGCTCAAAGGATGGGTAGATAAGTTTACCAATGAGGCCATTGAAGCTATAAGACAAAAGCAGTCTGAAATTCAGAGTGAGTTCCAGAAAACTTTTAGTCTTGATGGCGTAACAAGTGATGCAGAACAAAACGTTATGGATTATTTAAGTAGTTATTTTCAAGAAGGTGTTAATAAAGAACTTGCCATCAGAGATGAAATTTACAGTATTGGTGATAAGGCAATAAAGGATCATGGTGCAATATTAGATTCTGATATAAAACAAATAAAAGATAAATTAGCAGAATTAAAAGCACTTCAATTGGAATATGCTAATGCTGAAAGTGCTGGAGAACGAGCTTATGCTAGTAGTAAATTTACAAGCAAGGTCAAAGATAAGGCTGAAAGTACTGCTGGTACAGTAGCAGGAATTAAAGATGCAAGTCAACTGCTTCAGGATAGGGCAAAAGAATACCAGTCGCAGAGAGAAGAAGTAGAGGCTAATTACGATAAAACTATAGCGACAACCAAATATTTATTAAGTAGCCCAAAAATATCATCAGAAACTAAAACCAAATTAGAGTCTGGATTAAAGGAAACTACTACTGCAAGAGACAATACTTTACAAAAGATAGATGAAGGCTGGAAATCAGATATAGAAACTGTATACAAATATTATCCAAAAGCAAAAGGTCAAATCAACGAATATGATGGTGATATGTTGTCGGGCGGTGATATAACAGCACAGAATAGCCTTGACAAAATGAAAAACAAATATTCAGAGTTGAAGAATATCACTAAAAGTGGATTTTACGGTATCAGAAATTCAGCCACAGGTGAAATGAATGCTATGTATGTTTCGGTAGAGAAAAGTAGTGGAGATATTGTGGGGGCATGGAATGTTACTACACAAGAAATTGGTGCTTATACTACTGATATTAAATCGAAAGTTAAAGAATTAGGGAACGTTCATCAGAGTACGGTAGGAGGTGCTATAAAATATTTAACTGATATGCAGGCTTCGTATGATTTAGTAAGCAATAAGGTCGTTAGTTTTTCAGGTCAAGCAATAGGTCAACTACAAAATGTAAGCGTTGCAGCTGATGGAACTAGAACAGGAATATTAAATTTAAATGGAACCCCTGTTCAGATTACTTCAAATGCAGAAGGGCAGATTACAAGTATAACAGAAGTAGGAAATGCAGTTCAAAATATTCCACCTTCTAAAAATGTAACTGTAAGTACAAATGCCACTGAAGCAAAAGCCCCTGTTGACGGTTTGCTGGGTAGTTTAAGATCATTGGGAAGTAAAGTGTGGACAGCAACAGTAAGTATTTTTCAAAAGATTATTGGTTCTGGTGAGAATCCAGATCAAAAAGCTAATGGTACTAGTTATTTTTCGGGAGGTTTTTCAACTGTAGATGAAAGGGGATGGGAACTTTCACAAAATAAATCTGTACCGGTTCTAGGAAATTATAACGGTGATCCACTAGCCTATATGTCAAGAGGAACTAAAATACTCAATCATATGCAGTCGGTGCAGGATATGAAAAAAGAAGTTTCAAGGCAAGTTAATCAAAAAATGGCCAGCCAACCGAGTAAGGTACAATATCAACTTATTAAACCTCAACAGAAAGTTCAAGTTGCTGCAGTTGGAGGACTAAGTTTCGGTGATATTAATGTAAATGTAGGTAATGACCAGGACATTGACACCATAGTAATACAAGCCACAAAGAAATTTGCTACAGAATTTAGAAAGACGTTACAAAATTTGAAGAGGTGA
- a CDS encoding phage tail tube protein: MPLDSSRTIHSRYGKILMDGVEQTNVSECTAKVALDKKEINVVGDEWTRYKRGTKKGTGSFTGYHVTSDMIKRDFKRFELIVGLEDPESYGYESIRLLNCMADEVNLIDLKVGDLVMEESPFTFEGYELTDAIEAD, encoded by the coding sequence ATGCCTTTAGATTCAAGCAGAACTATTCACAGTAGATATGGAAAAATACTTATGGATGGGGTTGAACAGACAAATGTAAGTGAGTGTACTGCAAAAGTCGCACTTGATAAAAAAGAAATAAATGTAGTTGGAGATGAGTGGACTAGGTATAAGAGAGGTACTAAAAAAGGTACTGGTAGCTTTACTGGATATCATGTAACGTCAGATATGATAAAGAGAGATTTTAAGCGATTTGAACTTATCGTAGGACTTGAAGATCCAGAATCGTATGGATATGAGAGCATAAGATTGTTGAACTGTATGGCTGATGAAGTTAACCTTATTGATTTAAAGGTTGGGGATTTAGTAATGGAAGAAAGTCCTTTTACATTTGAAGGTTATGAATTAACGGATGCTATTGAGGCAGATTAA
- a CDS encoding phage tail assembly chaperone, whose translation MKKMTDEQILSMKEEDILAKLMGTYEVPTATVFIERMGIPLTLKGLSEKEISKIRKECTYNRKSRGGKSEDKLDGNEFDAGLIVAATTNFNWNDSKLLDSAKASDGKQFIRKKLLAGEISALTDKILELSGFNNELEEMEDIKNS comes from the coding sequence ATGAAAAAAATGACAGATGAACAGATATTATCTATGAAAGAAGAGGATATTTTAGCTAAACTTATGGGGACTTATGAAGTTCCAACTGCTACAGTTTTTATAGAAAGAATGGGGATTCCTTTAACGCTAAAAGGATTAAGCGAAAAAGAAATAAGTAAAATTAGAAAGGAATGTACTTATAACAGAAAATCCAGAGGTGGTAAATCAGAGGATAAACTTGATGGAAATGAATTTGATGCAGGTTTAATTGTTGCTGCCACTACTAATTTTAATTGGAATGATTCTAAATTACTTGATTCAGCTAAGGCAAGTGATGGAAAACAGTTCATTAGAAAAAAGCTTCTGGCTGGAGAAATATCCGCATTGACAGATAAAATATTAGAATTAAGTGGATTTAATAATGAATTAGAAGAGATGGAAGATATAAAAAACTCATAG